A genomic stretch from Mycosarcoma maydis chromosome 3, whole genome shotgun sequence includes:
- a CDS encoding uncharacterized protein (related to protein that forms a complex with Thp3p) — translation MAALQQHVATIKSAYYAKDSRSLLAAFRIDPTTFFALQNDLNKTPRRDLADWVLGQIPVSAAPTDSDRFQTLVADLLSYVRDHAPLQYAAPGTEPPYPTDWDRAYDSWALVYSRASTFFSLPDTTWFIPSLRFFASSLVTFAMAVDQRTDSVRKRKTTDAAGRLSKAAGMTGNDRTLAFGSETKRAAVLMLANLSFKAYFKLNNTRLCETVLGSVENALKVNRTFARSNGIKDESGEQCYSKADRVTYRYYLGRLRLFQHNIRAASTHLHWAFDNCTLRNLKNKRAILIPLVATYLILGRYPQASLLDAANLTPVFGNLTYYLKSGQAAAALEELDQHMDWFRVRGLYLILKEKLQISLWRNLARKCLILSHGAAQASAAPPTMRLDILLSAARIAWRDPSLQPADVEAVVASMIDQGFVKGYILHSKATLVLQKGPHLGFPPIWTVFESR, via the exons ATGGCtgctctgcagcagcatgtAGCTACCATTAAGAGCGCATACTATGCCAAAGATTCGCGCTCTCTCCTTGCCGCCTTTCGCATAGACCCAACCACCTTCTTTGCTTTGCAGAACGATCTCAACAAGACC CCACGGCGCGACCTCGCAGATTGGGTGCTTGGCCAAATCCCAGTGTCCGCTGCACCGACGGACTCGGATCGATTTCAAACGCTCGTCGCCGACTTGCTCTCCTACGTGCGCGACCACGCTCCTCTTCAGTATGCTGCGCCTGGCACTGAACCTCCATATCCGACCGACTGGGATCGTGCGTACGATTCGTGGGCACTCGTCTACTCGCGTGCTTCCACCTTTTTTTCGCTGCCAGATACCACATGGTTCATCCCAAGCCTTCGTTTCTTCGCTTCGAGTCTTGTAACATTCGCAATGGCTGTTGATCAGCGCACAGATTCGGTACggaagcgcaagacgaCCGATGCAGCAGGCCGGCTCTCCAAGGCAGCCGGTATGACCGGCAACGATCGAACCCTAGCTTTCGGCTCCGAGACCAAACGCGCCGCAGTGCTTATGCTAGCCAACCTGAGCTTCAAGGCGTACTTCAAGCTCAACAATACTCGTCTTTGCGAGACCGTGCTTGGCAGTGTCGAAAACGCGCTCAAGGTCAACCGCACCTTTGCCCGCAGTAACGGTATCAAGGACGAATCCGGAGAGCAATGCTACTCGAAAGCGGATCGCGTTACTTATCGTTACTATCTCGGACGTCTTCGTCTCTTTCAGCACAACATCCGAGCTGCATCCACCCATCTGCACTGGGCCTTCGACAATTGCACGCTCCGAAACTTGAAGAACAAGAGAGCAATCTTGATTCCGCTCGTGGCCACCTACCTGATCCTTGGCAGATACCCACAGGCTTCTCTCCTCGACGCAGCCAATCTGACTCCCGTCTTTGGAAATTTGACTTACTACCTCAAGAGTGGGCAAGCCGCCGCAGCACTCGAAGAACTCGACCAACATATGGACTGGTTCAGAGTGCGAGGGCTCTATTTGATTCTGAAGGAAAAGCTGCAGATCAGCCTTTGGCGCAATCTGGCACGCAAGTG CCTGATTCTCTCGCACGGAGCTGCGCAGGCTTCAGCGGCTCCTCCGACCATGCGACTCGACATTCTGCTCTCCGCCGCGCGAATTGCTTGGAGAGACCCTTCACTGCAGCCAGCGGATGTCGAAGCCGTGGTGGCCAGTATGATCGACCAAGGCTTCGTAAAGGGCTACATTCTGCATTCAAAGGCGACGCTAGTCTTGCAAAAGGGTCCTCATCTGGGTTTCCCTCCAATATGGACCGTCTTTGAGTCACGCTGA